The following proteins are co-located in the Sphingomonas panacis genome:
- a CDS encoding uL15m family ribosomal protein, whose product MTLNRSKPISLDDLAAYIERRRIETGITELPRNSGLRRTASKRALLKAIEEAGGKW is encoded by the coding sequence ATGACCTTGAATCGTTCGAAGCCGATTTCGCTTGATGATCTCGCGGCCTATATCGAGCGCCGCCGTATCGAAACCGGCATCACCGAACTACCCCGCAACTCCGGCCTCCGCCGTACCGCCAGCAAGCGCGCGCTGTTGAAGGCAATCGAGGAGGCTGGCGGCAAATGGTGA